The region ACCATTTAATTCCTTTTTTATTTCTTCCACAACATTTGGGTCTGTAGTGATTACCCATTTTTCAACATTTCTTCCGGGTCTATTATTTTGTATTCTTTCTACAAAACTTTTAACATTAATGATATTTTCTGCGTCAGGTTCTGATTCAACATATTTATTATACGCTTCTATCATTCTATCAACTTCATCATATGATAAACCTTCTTTATAAAGTAATTTCTGATAGGATTTTCCGATATAAAAATTTAAAGCAGAATACTGTTTTGAGTTTTTATCAATCAACTTGTATAATTTTTCAAAATAAGAGAGAGCTTTTCTAAAATCAGGCTTTTTTTTCGAAAAATTATTAAGTCCTCCATACCAAAGAGCGGCCGGAAATGATGGGTCTTTTTTTAAAACTTCAACAATTATTTTTTCAGCCTGGTCATTTTTATCTTGCTCAATTAAAGTTAAAGCCAATTGGGATTTAAAAATCAAATTATCAGGTTCCTGTTTTAATCCTTCACGAAAAACATTTTCAGCCTTTGAAAATTTATTTTCAGACATAAGAACATTTCCATTATCAATATAATCCTGTGAAAAATACATCCCGGAATACAATATAAATAATAAAAATATTTTTTTCATTTTATCTTTCATTCGGATTCCAGTATTCTTCCGGCTCGTTGTTGATTTTTGAAATATATCTTGCCAATACAAAAAGATAATCTGAAAGTCTGTTCAGATATTTAATGAGTTCTGGACGAACTTCTTCCGATTCATTTAAGAACACCAAAGAACGTTCTGCTCTTCTGCAAATTGTTCTTGCTGCATGTAAAAATGTTGCCGGTTTTCCTCCACCCGGAAGAATAAAATATTGTAGAGGTTCCAATTTTTCGTCAAAAGCATCCATCCAGTTTTCCAGTTCTTCAATTTCGGTATCGGAAATAATTAATGGTAAACGAGACTTTCCGTTAGCCAACATTAGTTTATCAACCGGAGTAGCCGCCTCTGAGCCTACCGTAAATAAATCAAATTGGATTTTCTTTAATTGTCTTAACACTTCCTGATCATCAATATGGCTTTTTGCAATTCCGATGAATGAATTAAGCTCATCTATATTTCCGTAGCTGTCAACTCTTGCACTTGCTTTCGAAACTCTTGTGCCGCCATACAAAGCAGTCTGACCTTTATCTCCTGTTTTTGTGTAAATTTTCATAGGACTAAAATACTTTATTTTGAACAATGTAAAAAGCGAAATGCACAAATGTCAGTATTACTCTTTGAAGGAATCTATTTATAGGATAAGAAATAGCAAAAATGACCGGAAAACCGGCCATCTTCTCAAATTATTTATTTACCTCTACATATTGTAATACGGTCTGGTTCTTGGGATTGTAGATAATCGTACTCTTGTTGGGAAATCTTTTTAATCTATAATATTCAATACCCTTATCATTTTTTATATCCTCCAGAAAACCTGAATCAACGGTATTTTCAGGAAGAAACTTTTCTATAAAACTGATTTTATCTATGATACTTTGTCCATCAATTTTTCTGGCTGTCTTATCCGATTTATTTTCATCGGTAGTCGGCTGACTTTCCAAAAATGGAATTAAAGTCTCTTTATCTGCCTTATATTTAAAAATAAAGCCTTCTGAACCATTTGGAAATTTGAATTTCTTTCCTGTTCCTTCTGAAATTATCGCTTTGTCAGCTCCGGGAAAAATCTGATTAATTTGAACATCCTCGGAATTGGTTAGAGAATTTATAGATTCGTTGACCGTCTTTTTCACTGTTTCTTCAACGGCTTCCTGAGTTTTTTTCTTTACCGTTTCGGTAGTTTTTTGAACAGTCTGGTCGATTTTTTCTTCAATCTTATTACATGATGTCAATAAAAATGCAATGACAACCGGCAAAATAAGCTTCTTCATATTTTTAAATTTCAGGACAATTTACAATTTTATCAAATCATTGTCCTACTCTAACGTGAAAGTATGCTGAAATATTTAAAAAAAATAAAATATTTTTTATTCTTAAAACCCTACTGACAAACTGTTGTCATAACCTCGATTTATCTTTGTATCAACAATAACAAACAATATTAAAATTATGACAACTACAGCAACCATCACAAAACAATTTATGACATCTGAACAATTATTAGAGCATTGGCAAGGCCACAGAAATCTGACAAGAAGAGTAATTGAAGCTTTTCCTGAAAAAGACTTATTTGAATTTTCAATAGGAGGAATGAGACCATTCGCAAAACTGGCAGTGGAGCTCATCAGCATTGGAGGACCTGCTTTAAAAGGAATCGTTGACAAAAATATGGAAGCCTACAATGAAGAAGGGTTTACTCCAAAAACTAAAGAAGATATTCTGAAAAAATGGGACGAGGAAACTGAGACCATCAATACTTATTTTGCTCAGATTTCCGAAGAACGTTTCCAGGAAACTTTCAATCTATTCGGACAATACGAGTTCCCTGTGTATCAAAATATTATGTATTTCGTAGATAATGAAATCCATCACCGTGGACAAGGATATGTATATTTAAGAGCTTTAGGAATTGAGCCGCCTTTTTTTTGGGAGAGATTTTAGGATCTTTAATGCCTTTATGGAGACTAAAATCTTTAATTAAACTTAATCTTAAAAATCAATCCTGATCAACTAAAGGGCGGAAATGCATCCCATACATTAAATTTTGACCAATCTTTATGTAATTGCAGATTCGCCTTTTTTGATTGAAAACCATCTTCAATTTAATTAATATTGCCAAAAACCTCAACAAAAATTGTTGAGGTTTTATTGATGTTTACCAGATATTTTGATGAGTAATTCGTTCAAATTTGCTTTCAGGCTTTCAGGCTCCAAGATGGTTGCATAATCTGCAAAGGTGATCAGCCAGCGAGGGAAACCATCTTTCAGCGATTCTGTTTCGAACGTTAATTCCACCATTCCGTTTTCTGCATCAACTTCTTTGGTTAAACCATAATATTTTTTAGAGTTTACCAAAAATCCCATGATTTTTTTCTCGACTAAAAGTCTTACAGTTGTTTTATTGCCATTACCGCTTTTTCTGTAATCGTTGATTTGTCCGTATTCACCTAAAAACGGATTCTGAGTTTTTGAAATTTTTAAGAGCCTGTCCACACGAAATTGTCTGAAATCGTTTCTCAGTGTGCAGAAAGCCATGATGTACCAATAATTAAATTCAAAGAAAACCCCAACCGCTTCGATCGTTCTTGTTGAAATATTGTCGTCAACCGTTTTATATTCAATGATCAGCTGGCGTTTTTCTGCAATACTTTCTAATATTGTTGGAATTACATTCTTTATCGTATTTTCTGTTTTAGCATGATACTGAAAAATATCGATCTGCTTTTCGATATTTTGAATCAGGTTTCTGTCAGAATATTTCAAGACAGACCGTACTTTTTCCATAGCAGTCTGGTAATGGCTTCCCAAACTCTGATGGGAGAATTTCTGCATCAGTTTCTCTGCGGTAATGAAACTTAAGACTTCTTCTTTGGTGAACATTACGGGTGGAAGCTTATAACCATCCATCAGCGAATAACCGCTTCCGGCTTCTCCAACGATAGGAATTCCCGCATTTTCCAATGTTTTTATATCCCGATAAATAGTACGGACACTTACATCAAATTTTTCTGCAAGATCCTGAGCTCTTACAATAGGTTTTGATTGTAATTGAGTGAGAATGGCCGTAACTCTGTCGAGTTTTTTGAGATAGTGGTCGTTCATTTAAACGTCAAATTATTAAACTGCTAAATTGCCACATTTTATTTAATTATCCTTAAAAGTACTGACCAACTTATCCAAATTCAGACTTCTTGCTGAAGCATCAAAAATTTCTCTATAAGTTCCATTAATTTGTACCAGTTCATCATGAGTTCCGCTTTCCACCACTCTTCCTTTTTTCATCACATAAATTTTATCCGAATCTAAGATCTGAGATAAAGAGTGAGAAATAATGATTACCGTTCTGCCCTCTTTTATCGCATCCAGAGAATTTTTAATCTGCTCTGTCGCAATTGCATCAAGACTCGCCGTGGGTTCATCAAGGAAAATAATCGGTGGATCTTTTAAAAATAATCTTGCAATGGCAATTCTCTGTTGTTGTCCGCCTGAAAGTTGGGTTGCATCGTGATTATATTTTTCAGGCAAATCCAGAATCTGCTCATGAAGATAGGCTTTCTTTGCAGCTTCTTCAATCTCTTCAAAGCTGGCATTCATATTTCCGTAGCGGATATTATCTTCAATACTTCCCTGGAAAATATGGTTTTTTTGAAGCACCAATCCGAGATCATTACGTAGGAATGTATTATCAAAATCATTCAGATTAACGTTATCTAAAAGAATGTTTCCTGAATCCGGAAGATAAAATTTACATAAAAGATTAATAATAGTTGATTTTCCGGCTCCGCTAAGGCCAACCAGAGCGGTAGTTTTCCCGTTTTCAATCCTCATGGAAACATTATGTAAAGCCTGCGTTCCGTTGGGATAGGAAAAGTTAACATTTTGCAATTCGAAATTCCCTTTAATTTCTTTTTCTACAAAAACACCGTTTGGTTCTTTTTCATCGTCTGCATTTAAAATATCAAAATAGCCTTCTGCATAGATCATTGCATCGTTCATATCATCATAAATTCTGTGAAGCTGGCGAATGGGAGCCGAAACATTATTAAAAAGCATAATATGAAGCATAATAGCTCCGATCGTCATTTGCTGATCCAACACCAGATAAACTGTCAATAAGATAATTAAAACCACTCCAAACTGTTCTATAAAGGTTTTCAACCCGTCATAAATAAAGTTTGTTTTTCGGGTGAACATCTGACTTTCCATAAGCTGCATCTGTAAATCGTACTGTTTTTTACCTTCAAATTTTTCGCGGACAAAACTTTTAATCACCATGATGGAATTAATTAAATTCAAAAGTCCTGAAGTTTTCTGCTCCCTCTGGTTTCTTAAGGTTCTTCTTACCCCGCTCAGTTTTTTCGCCTGTAGAGAACTTATATAAAAATATATCGGAACAATGATCGTGGAAACAATACCTACATATACATTTTGCAGGTACATGATAATTAAAGCAATAATGGCATTGGAAAACAACGGCAACATATCTATGAAAAAATTCTGAACCAGCCTTGTCAGGCTTTCAATTCCCCGGTCAATTCTTATCTGCAGTTTTCCGGATTCGTGGTTTTCATCATTAAAATAAGCTACTCTGTAGGTTAAAATTTTGTCAATAGCAGATTGTGCCAAAACAGAACTCACATTGATCCTGATTTTTTCTCCGTAAAATTTCTGTCCGAAGTTGATAAAAATGTTCAATAATTCTTTTCCCAATAAAATCACGGAGATCAGTACCAAAACATGTATTCCTTCTGACATGGGATTGGGAAGATGAGTAAGCTTTGTCACTTCATCTACGGTATATTTCAGCACCAGCGGATTGACCTGTGCCGCAAGAGCCCCTAAAAATGTAAGAAATAAAGTCCCGTAAATCATTAACCGATAAGGCCTGATAAACGGAACAAGCTGTTTATAAATACCAAATAAGGTGATAGTTCTATTGAAAGGTTTTGCCATAGAATTATTTTAATTAAAAAACGTACCGTTTTACAAAGGAAAAGGTACGTTTTATTCTATTTTTCAGCAAATATTTTGCTCGTTTCAAGTTTTTTCTTTTAAGCTTCCATCATCATTAATGTACATAAACTGATAATTTTGATTAACAATCTTCCCACCCATTTGAATAAATGAAAACCACATAGAACACCAGTCTTCAAAATCATTTTCTTTTGGCGTATCCCAGCGAATTATTGTTGAATTTTGATGTTCTTTTAGATCAACTACCACTCCGTATTCATCGTCTAAGAAAACTTTTGTTCCTATTTTAAATTCTTCAAAAACAGAAAATTCCGACATTTTACCCTTCGAATAAATAGGTTGTCACATAGTGAAGCTCTGCTTTTGCGGCCTGTTTTGATTCTAATTCTGCCTGTTCCAATGAGTAGTGGGAATTGATTTCCTTTTTCTGGAAAACATAAGAATTATTGGCATTCTTATCAACAACCTCACTGAAGATGTGCTCAATTTCGGAATTGGCCAGAGAAGCAAAACTAATATCTTCAAAACCGTGCATCAATCGCAGATCATCAAACTGAGAGAAGTTATGGTCTACAAAGCTCTGAAATTGAGACTTTGAGTCAAAATTTCCCGCCCAGATGTTGTAGGCATATTTTTTACTTTTCGGTTTGTCAAAAATACTTTGGTACACAAAATTCTCACCCAGATAAGCTTCCCTTACCTGCGGATCATTCGCAAGATCTTCAGGAAGGCCTTCTTTCAGGATTCTTCCTTCAAACATAATGTATGTTTTATTGGTAATTGCTAACGTTTGCTGCACATTGTGGTCAGTAATCAGAATTCCGATATTTTTATCGGTAAGGCTTCTTACAATTTTCTGAATATCTTCTACCGCAATCGGGTCTACTCCTGCAAAAGGCTCATCCAAAAGAATAAAGCTGGGATCCGTTGCAAGACATCTTGCAATTTCGGTTCTACGTCTTTCCCCTCCGGACAAAAGATCTCCCCTGTTTTTACGGACATGCTGCAAAGAAAATTCTTCAACCAGTTCATCACATTTCATCTGCTGTTCACGCTTCGAAAGCTTCGTCAGCTGCAGAACGCCCATAATATTGTCTTCTACGGAAAGCTTTCTAAATACAGAAGCTTCCTGAGCCAAATAACCGATCCCTTTTTGGGCTCTACGATACATAGCGTCCGTTGTTATTTCCTGTTTATCCAGAAAAATCTTACCGGAAGTAGGCTTAACCAATCCTACAATCATATAGAATGATGTCGTTTTTCCTGCTCCGTTCGGACCAAGCAATCCAACAATCTCACCCTGCTGAACCTGTACTGAAACACCTTTTACAACCTTTTTAGGACCGTATTCTTTGATTAAGTTTTCTCCTCGTAAAATCATAGCAGCAAAGATAAAGTTTTTTTGAATGTAATTTTTAGATTAGCGTATGCCGATAAAAGTTTTATGATATTTTAAAATTGAACCCGGCAATTTTTAATTAATTTTATGACAAGAATCTATAATCACAATACATATGGAAAATAATCAACAACTCACCGAACTTTTAGCCTTGGATCTGGGCATCAATATTACCAATCGAAGGCCTTATGCGAAAGAGGTTTTCAAATGGCAGGACATCGATCTTCTCCCTCATTCTTCCGCAGACACCTTACTTTGCGAAATTTTTGAATGGAACGGAAGAAACTGGAGAACTACAGGAAATAATCTTATCGGATTTTTATTTTCAGATGCCAATCTTACTACAGTAAAAAATCAATTGATTAATGCCCCCAAACACCCTGCGTTGATTCCTGATTTTGAATTCACTAAAGACAGCATGATAGAATATGGACTTTCTCTACCATCTTTATTCAATATTGGAGTGAACGGAAATATTAAAAGCGCCAAAAGTTTTTCGGTTCGGGTAAACGGAGTTACTAAATCCAGAATTACTAATATTGATTCGCCGGGAATTGAAATTTTAAGGAGTTATTCTGAATTCACTCAGAACAAATCTAAAACCTACCGGAAGAATATTAAGTTCAATTATTTAAGCACTTCTTTATTCTATGCGGAAAGTGTGGAAATCTATCTTGAAAAAGAATCCGGAGTCGGCCTGGATGTCAGTTTTCAGACTCAGGATGTAGAAGTGGATGCAAAGATTGATACGGATACCAAAAAACATTTTGTATTAAAATATTCAGGGAACCAATCGCCTTTTGCTGCAAAATTTACCAAAGGAAAAGATTTCAATATATCTTAGAAAAACTAAGGGATTTCAAAATTTGAAATCCCTTAGTTTTTTATTTTGTTAAAAATTCTACTTTTCCTGTTTCCATATGATATTCACCTCCCACAATCTTAATTTCCTTCTTCTCTTCCATTTCCTTCAGAATAGGACTGTTTTTTCTGATATTATCTATGGTCTGCAATACATTTGATTTCGTTACTGCTTCAAGATATTCAGGATTTTTTGAAGACTTATCTCCCTGAAAATTTTGTGTTCTTGCAATAGAGGGTTTAATTTTTGCCAGCAAACCTGTTATATTTCCCAGTTCTACATTATCCACAGCTGATTTTATAGCCCCACAATGCTCATGTCCCAAAACCATTACGACTTTTGCCCCGGATACCTTACAGGCATATTCCAAACTTCCTAAAATATCTTCATTACTGATGTTTCCAGCCACTCTCGCCACAAACATATCTCCGATCCCGGAATGAAAAACATCTTCAACAGGAACTCTTGAATCTAAACAGGATAAGACTACTGCTCCCGGAAATTGTCCCAGAGAAGCTTTACGAATCCTTTCTGAGGTGTTTCTAATCGTAAGATTATCCTCGACATACTCTTTGTTTCTCTGCTGCATGATGGAATACACTGTATCCGGCGTAAGCTTAGACTGTAATTTTTCAGTTAAGAAAGATTCATCAATAATTTCATTTTTGCTGATAGTGATAGAATCTCCATTCTTTTCATAATTCTTCTTCGGATCATTGCAAGAAATTAATATTGCTAAAACAGATAGCAATACTCCCAGGTTGTACATTGTTTTTTTCATAGTTATTTTTTTGTGAAATGATTTAAAAATCTAATTTACAACTTATTAAATGTAAATCACTTCTAGTTTTAATTAAATTTAACATGGTCTAAAAAAAGATTATTTACTCATAATCCTTATTCATTATATGACAAGTTATTTTTCAACATCATGTGATAAATTTTTATTAATTTAGATCTACCAATCAAATAAATATTATCATGAAAAAATTAACAAAAAAGGATTTAATGAAAATTAATGGTGGAAATATCCGTCCTCCTGATGCTAATGGAAATTGCCTTCCGGGGTGGTATTTGTGCCCATCGAATATTTGTGTTTATGACAAAGGTGGCGAAAATCCAATTGTTCCCGGAATTCCACATTACAACGCATGTTTCAATTAAATCTAAAATAAAAAAACACCTCAAATTGAGGTGTTTTTTGTTCAATATTGTTGATATTTATCTATTTAAAATCATTGCAGCTTCTTTTGCAAAATAAGTAAAGATCAAGTCTGCGCCTGCTCTTTTAAAACATGTCAAGCTTTCAATAATTGTTTTATCATTATCCAGCCAACCATTTTGAGCCGCAGCTTTTACCATTGCATATTCTCCACTTACATTGTAAACAGCAATCGGAAGATCAATCGCTTCACGAACTTTAGAAACAATATCCAAATAAGGAAGTCCCGGTTTAATCATGATAATATCGGCTCCTTCTTCCACATCTTTGAATACTTCGTTTAGTGCTTCACGGGAGTTGTGAAAATCCATCTGATATGTTTTTTTATCCTTCGGAATTTCCATATTATCTTTTGGTGCACTGTCCAAAGCGCTTCTGAACGGGCCATAGAAAGAACTGGCATATTTTGCAGCATAACTTAAAATTCCCACATCAGTAAATCCGTTTTCTTCTAAGGCCTCACGAATCGTTAAAACTCTTCCATCCATCATGTCACTTGGTGCCACAATGTCTGCTCCGGCTTCAGCGTGAGATACGGACATCCTTGCCAATGCATCATTGGTAGCATCGTTCAATATTTTTCCGTTCTCAATAATTCCGTCATGCCCATAAATTGAATAAGGATCTAAAGCAACATCTGGCATAACAATCATTCCGGGAACCGCATCTTTGATCGCTTTGATTGTATTCTGCATCAATCCGTCTTTATTCCATGCCTCTTTTCCGGTATTATCTTTAAGGTGATCCGACACTTTCATGTACAAATTGACAGATTTCACCCCTAAAGAAAATAGCTCTTTACATTCTTTTACCGTAAGATCTATGCTCCTCCTGAATATTCCCGGCATCGACGGAATGGGTTCCTGCTTGTTTTCGCCCTCCATTACGAAGATCGGCATTACAAAATCATCGGTGGTAAGCGTATTTTCTCTTACTAGACTTCGGATAGATTCGTTTACTCTAAGTCTTCTATTTCTTGAATGTATCATTTTTGGAATACTTTTTGAATAAGTTTATGCAAATTTAATACAAGTTCTATAAAAAAGTATTGCAAGAGATTATAGAATTAGTTATTTTTGTTATGATATATTACGAGAAATTATAATTGAATGAAAAAACTTTTACTTTTATTTATATTCCTAGGCGCATTTGTTGGATTTTCCAGCAATTTACAAGCTCAACAAAGAGAGCCTTCTTCCATCTCACAAAAATCTGATGATGGTATAATCGTAGCATATCCAAATCCCGCTAAAGACTATCTTGTCGTAAGAGCAAAAGACGCTTCTCTCAAAGTAAAGAATGTAACTTTTTATTCTATCTTAGGGACTCAAGTAGCAAGTTATGCTATTAATATGAACTCAGGAGAAATTAATATTGAAAAATTAAAACCTGGAAAATATCTGATCCGTTATATCTTAAGCGATAATACTCAAAAAGTAACACAAATCGTAAAACAATAATAGCAAATCCTGATAATCATCAGGATTTTTTCTTTTCCATTAATTCTGTTTTAATAATTCCGTAACTTTCGGAACTTTATTATACTAATTAGGTAAAAACAAATTAATGCTAAAAGCTGAACATATTAGAAAGACCTATAACGCCGGTAAAAAGGTAGCTTTGGATGATTTCAGCATCCATGTTCCGAAAGGAAGTATTTATGGTCTTTTAGGTCCGAACGGAGCCGGAAAAACTTCTTTCATCCGTATCATTAACCAAATCACTCAGGCAGACTCCGGAGAAATCCAGATTAATGGAGAAAAGCTCAATCCCAATCATATCAAAAACATCGGTTACATGCCTGAAGAAAGAGGTTTGTATAAAAACATGACCGTTGGTGACCAGCTTCTGTATTTCGGAGAGCTGAAAGGGATGAGCAAAAATGATGCTTTAGCTGAAGCCAAAAAATGGTTTGACAAACTTCACATCGACCAGTGGTGGAAGAAAAAGCTGTCTGAACTTTCTAAAGGAATGGCTCAGAAAATTCAATTTGTAGTAACGGTACTTCACAGACCACACCTTTTGATTTTAGATGAACCCTTTTCAGGCTTTGACCCTGTAAATGCTAATTTAATTAAGGATCAGATCATTGATCTTAAAAATAACGGAACGACGATCATTCTTTCTACCCACAGAATGGAAAGTGTGGAAGAAATGTGTGATTACGTAGCATTAATCAACAATTCTCAAAAGATTATCGACGGAAGAGTGTTTGACGTAAGAGAAAAATTCAAGAAAAATATTTTTGGGATTACACTTTCTGAAGTCAATGATTCTCAACTGGAAGGTTTCAAAAACAAATATGGAATTTTTGATGCTACCCATGAGAACAATTTGGTTTCTTTTAATTTAAAAAATGAAGCTGATCAGAACAATATTCTTTTAGATCTTGTGAACGTAGGAAAGGTACGTACTTTTGAAGAGAGAATTCCGAGCATGAATGAAGTGTTTATCAATGCCGTAAGTAATCATTCTTAATAATTTTATGAATAATATTTTTTTAATTACTAAAAGAGAGTTTCTTACTCAGGTTAAGAAAAAATCTTTCATTGTGCTGACTCTGCTTGCTCCCATCATGTTAATCGCATTTGGGTCGGTAATCGGACTGATGTTCAAAGCCAATGAATCTCACAATATCATTGAAGTGGTAGATAGCAGCGGACTTTTTAAAAATGAGTTGAAATCTACTGACAAAATAGAATATAAAATCATCCCTTCTTCTGAGGAACAGTCAAAAGTAAATACTCTAAAAAGTAATGAAGCTATAGATGGAATTCTTATTCTTCCCCAGGTACAGAATGGAAATTATGATGAGTTCCAGAAAAATACAAGGCTGGTTGTCAATACAAAAATTGGTTTTGACACCAAGCAACGTATCATTTCCGATCTTAGCAATGTCATTAAAAAGGAAAAAATAAAGCAGTTAGGAATTGCTGAAACTCAAATTGATAATCTTGACAAAGGTTTCACTCTAAAAACAATCAATGTTTCGGAAAACAATAAAGAGGATTCTGATCTTGCTTTGGGAGTAAAAAGCGTACTGAGCATGCTTCTTATGTACGTCACTTTCATGTTTATCATTATTTATGGGGTAAGAGTGATGAGAAGTGTTCTGGAGGAAAAAAACAACCGTGTTGTGGAAATTATTATTTCTTCAGTAAAGCCTTTTGAGCTAATGATGGGAAAAATCCTTGGTGTAACTTTGGTTGCCTTAACTCAGTTTATCGTTTGGATTACAATGTCTGTAATCGGAGCTTTGGTATTAAATACCGGGTTTTCTTCCATGCAAAAAAATATTCCAGGAGGTGAAGAAGCAATGATGAGTAAATTGGATATAAGCCAAATTGCCACTCAGGTTTCGCACAGTTTACTGGAATTAAATTTCCCTTTAATTATTTTTGTATTTATTGTCTTTTTCCTTTTAGGATATATCTTTTACAGCTCAATTTATGCTGCAATTGGTTCAGCGGTAGATAATGAAACAGAAACGCAACAATTCACTTTATTTGCTGTATTGCCTTTGATGCTGGGAATGTATGGAAGCTTTTCTTTTATCAATAATCCGGACGGGCCTCTTGGGTTCTGGCTGTCAATCATTCCGTTTACTTCTCCTGTCGCTATGATTGCAAGAATCCCTTACGGAGTTCCTGCATGGCAAATTGCTTTATCTATTGTCTTGCTTTTAGGAACAACACTTTTCATGATATTCCTTGCCGGGAAAATATACAGAGTAGGAATTCTGATGTATGGAAATAAAGCAACCTTGAAGGAGATCTGGAAATGGATTAAAAGTTAATCATAAACATATCTTTATATAACAATAAAAACATCCCGGAAATGATTTTTCGGGATGTTTTTATTGTTTACTGACAATGTATTAATTAAAAATATAACTTAGGCTTAAGCTCAGAACTTGTTCAGACTTTTTCTTAGAAGAATTGGGATCTAATTTTGATTCATTCAAATCAGGATATGTATTAGACAATCCCAAGTCATACTTAAGAGCTACTTCCAACTGTCTTTTGTAGC is a window of Candidatus Chryseobacterium colombiense DNA encoding:
- a CDS encoding ABC transporter permease, which produces MNNIFLITKREFLTQVKKKSFIVLTLLAPIMLIAFGSVIGLMFKANESHNIIEVVDSSGLFKNELKSTDKIEYKIIPSSEEQSKVNTLKSNEAIDGILILPQVQNGNYDEFQKNTRLVVNTKIGFDTKQRIISDLSNVIKKEKIKQLGIAETQIDNLDKGFTLKTINVSENNKEDSDLALGVKSVLSMLLMYVTFMFIIIYGVRVMRSVLEEKNNRVVEIIISSVKPFELMMGKILGVTLVALTQFIVWITMSVIGALVLNTGFSSMQKNIPGGEEAMMSKLDISQIATQVSHSLLELNFPLIIFVFIVFFLLGYIFYSSIYAAIGSAVDNETETQQFTLFAVLPLMLGMYGSFSFINNPDGPLGFWLSIIPFTSPVAMIARIPYGVPAWQIALSIVLLLGTTLFMIFLAGKIYRVGILMYGNKATLKEIWKWIKS
- a CDS encoding ATP-binding cassette domain-containing protein, whose translation is MLKAEHIRKTYNAGKKVALDDFSIHVPKGSIYGLLGPNGAGKTSFIRIINQITQADSGEIQINGEKLNPNHIKNIGYMPEERGLYKNMTVGDQLLYFGELKGMSKNDALAEAKKWFDKLHIDQWWKKKLSELSKGMAQKIQFVVTVLHRPHLLILDEPFSGFDPVNANLIKDQIIDLKNNGTTIILSTHRMESVEEMCDYVALINNSQKIIDGRVFDVREKFKKNIFGITLSEVNDSQLEGFKNKYGIFDATHENNLVSFNLKNEADQNNILLDLVNVGKVRTFEERIPSMNEVFINAVSNHS